From Brassica oleracea var. oleracea cultivar TO1000 chromosome C3, BOL, whole genome shotgun sequence, a single genomic window includes:
- the LOC106331990 gene encoding CDK-activating kinase assembly factor MAT1-like, whose amino-acid sequence MVLVSNSSHQNKEIHIRRRISEIYNKREEDFPSLKDYNDYLEEVECMVFDLVDGINVEAIEEKIKKYSQENAEQIMINRARKAEDLTAALAACKAQQPQTDADTSTNNGTTSGTAYSQAPRPTGMGPQPVPIGGGGGADHQRYSMEDEAMMRLKAERATRAGGFSLEISKKRALEEAFASIWV is encoded by the exons ATGGTGTTGGTGTCTAATTCTAGCCATCAAAACAAGGAAATTCATATCAGAAGGAGAATCTCTGAGAT ATACAATAAAAGGGAAGAGGATTTTCCATCACTTAAGGACTACAATGACTACTTGGAAGAAGTGGAGTGCATGG TATTCGATCTGGTAGATGGAATCAATGTTGAGGCCATTGAAGAGAAGATAAAGAAGTACTCTCAAGAGAATGCTGAACAGATTATGATCAACCGAGCCCGCAAG GCTGAGGATTTAACTGCAGCCCTGGCGGCGTGCAAGGCTCAACAACCACAAACTGATGCTGACACG TCTACAAACAATGGGACTACGTCTGGAACTGCATACAGTCAGGCTCCAAGACCAACGGGAATGGGACCACAACCTGTACCTATAGGAGGAGGAGGAGGAGCAGATCATCAACGTTACTCAATGGAAGACGAAGCGATGATGAGGCTCAAAGCAGAGAGAGCTACACGGGCTGGAGGATTTTCTTTAGAGATAAGCAAGAAGAGGGCTTTGGAAGAAGCATTTGCAAGCATTTGGGTTTGA
- the LOC106332109 gene encoding histone-lysine N-methyltransferase ASHR3, with translation MLDLDNMSMSASVSLTCCPAFLPAATGPELAKPIDSPGNIAVDCNPEHKPMIPPAEEVRDINNAITVSNGKQDPSEKSKKGLVLEDHVKNWVKRRVESGVSESRCVLPFLVGAKRMGDCLVCRKLVYPGEEVMCSVRGCQGVYHLLCAKESLGFHNPGKFRCPQHECFVCKQRTQWRCVKCPMAAHDKHAPWPNEILHMKDQPGRALCWRHSTDWRLDTKSGVAQSKIEEVFCQLPLPYVEEEFKIDLTWKDSVAKDDLPPYVHIRRNIYLVKKKRDNANDGVGCTNCGPTCCRSCVCRVQCVSCSKRCGCPETCGNRPFRKDKKIKIVKTKLCGWGVEAAESINKEDFIVEYIGEVISDAQCEQRLWDMKHKGMKDFYMCEIQKDFTIDATFKGNASRFLNHSCNPNCVLEKWQVEGETRVGVFAARQIEAGEPLTYDYRFVQFGPEVKCNCGSENCQGYLGTKRKEPNCLVVSWGAKRRRVSHRPLAHKLQQD, from the exons ATGTTAGATCTGGACAACATGTCTATGTCGGCATCCGTGTCTCTCACTTGCTGCCCTGCTTTTCTCCCGGCGGCAACAGGGCCGGAACTAGCTAAACCGATCGATTCCCCGGGGAACATAGCCGTAGACTGCAATCCAGAACATAAACCGATGATTCCTCCTGCGGAAGAGGTCAGAGACATCAACAACGCCATCACTGTTTCTAACGGAAAACAAGATCCGTCTGAAAAGTCCAAGAAAGGGCTGGTTCTTGAAGATCATGTGAAAAATTGGGTCAAGAGAAGAGTTGAATCCGGAGTTTCTGAGTCGAGATGTGTACTCCCTTTCCTCGTTGGAGCTAAGAGAATG GGTGACTGTCTTGTTTGCCGTAAGCTGGTGTATCCTGGAGAAGAAGTGATGTGCTCTGTTCGTGGCTGCCAAGGGGTCTATCACTTGCTCTGTGCCAAAGAAAGTCTCGGTTTTCATAATCCTGGGAAGTTTAGATGCCCTCAACAT GAGTGCTTTGTCTGCAAACAGAGAACTCAGTGGCGGTGTGTAAAGTGCCCAATGGCGGCTCATGACAAGCACGCTCCATGGCCAAACGAGATACTTCACATGAAAGACCAACCAGGAAGAGCACTCTGTTGGAGGCATTCAACTGATTGGCGGCTAGACACAAAG AGTGGAGTTGCACAAAGTAAGATAGAG GAGGTGTTTTGTCAATTGCCTTTGCCATATGTGGAAGAGGAGTTCAAGATTGACTTGACATGGAAAGATTCTGTTGCCAAAGATGATCTGCCTCCTTATGTGCACATCAGGCGTA ATATTTATCTTGTGAAGAAGAAACGTGATAATGCTAATGATGGTGTTGGGTGCACTAACTGTGGCCCTACTTGCTGTAGAAGCTGTGTTTGCAG GGTTCAATGCGTAAGCTGTTCAAAGCGATGTGGATGCCCTGAAACATGTGGAAACAGACCATTCCGCAAGGACAAGAAGATCAAAATTGTTAAG ACCAAACTTTGCGGTTGGGGGGTAGAGGCAGCAGAATCCATTAACAAAGAGGACTTCATTGTTGAATACATCGGTGAAG TGATTAGTGATGCTCAGTGTGAGCAAAGGCTTTGGGATATGAAGCACAAAGGAATGAAAGACTTTTACATGTGTGAGATTCAAAAAGACTTTACTATTGATGCTACCTTCAAAGGAAACGCTTCTCGCTTTCTAAATCACAGCTGCAACCCAAACTGTGTATTGGAGAAGTG GCAAGTTGAAGGTGAGACCCGTGTAGGTGTCTTTGCAGCTCGTCAAATAGAAGCAGGAGAGCCACTTACATATGATTACAG ATTTGTGCAGTTTGGTCCTGAAGTGAAGTGTAACTGTGGTTCTGAGAACTGTCAAGGTTATCTTGGGACAAAGAGGAAAGAACCAAACTGTTTGGTTGTATCTTGGGGAGCAAAA